From a single Candidatus Delongbacteria bacterium genomic region:
- a CDS encoding inositol monophosphatase yields the protein MTHNEAGPLLEAAREAGAAAASVIRQAFRSGTDLAVVLKGHQDFVTRVDLECEGLIREILAKKFPGIGFLGEEGGRDLEGHQRVWVVDPLDGTSNFMHGFPAFAVSIALVERVAPRVLCGGRFPEMAPFRPILGLVVDVCLEDEYFAWQGGGAWVSRKGAPEQAIRCSTRPNLEGAFLATGFPVRNRDLARLYTQLFVDLLPLSGGIRRAGSAALDLAYTAAGIFDAFFEIHLSPWDLMAGLVLIEEAQGATQGPGQEDAIQTGNLIAGSVDVCHELKLFLDRRLG from the coding sequence ATGACCCACAATGAGGCTGGCCCGCTTCTTGAAGCTGCCCGTGAAGCCGGTGCTGCCGCAGCGTCCGTCATCCGTCAAGCTTTTCGCAGTGGGACGGATCTGGCAGTCGTCCTGAAAGGGCATCAGGACTTCGTGACCCGCGTGGATCTGGAGTGCGAGGGTCTGATCCGCGAGATTCTGGCCAAGAAGTTTCCCGGAATCGGATTCCTGGGAGAAGAGGGCGGCCGGGATCTGGAGGGGCATCAGCGTGTCTGGGTCGTGGACCCTCTGGATGGCACAAGCAACTTCATGCATGGGTTTCCGGCATTCGCGGTGTCCATCGCGCTGGTCGAACGGGTGGCTCCCCGGGTGCTCTGCGGTGGGCGATTCCCCGAGATGGCCCCATTTCGACCGATTCTCGGTCTGGTTGTCGATGTCTGCCTCGAGGATGAATACTTCGCCTGGCAAGGGGGAGGGGCCTGGGTCAGCAGAAAGGGTGCCCCCGAGCAGGCAATTCGGTGCAGCACCCGCCCCAATCTGGAAGGGGCGTTTCTCGCCACCGGATTTCCTGTCCGGAATCGCGATCTGGCCAGGCTCTATACCCAGCTCTTCGTGGATCTGCTGCCGCTCAGTGGCGGCATCCGCCGAGCCGGAAGTGCTGCCCTTGACCTGGCTTATACCGCGGCCGGAATTTTTGATGCTTTTTTCGAAATCCATCTCTCGCCCTGGGACCTGATGGCCGGGCTTGTCCTCATCGAAGAGGCCCAGGGAGCCACCCAGGGGCCGGGTCAGGAAGACGCGATCCAGACCGGAAATCTCATTGCGGGTTCAGTGGATGTCTGCCATGAGCTGAAGCTGTTTCTCGATCGCCGGCTTGGGTGA